The Montipora foliosa isolate CH-2021 chromosome 1, ASM3666993v2, whole genome shotgun sequence genome has a window encoding:
- the LOC137971312 gene encoding uncharacterized protein — protein sequence MILERSTAIASLVNKIRNVDVIIWDEARMSSSRILELMNLLHHSLAVDANNMKPFAGKQIVLVGEFLQLRPVPNRFDKGSFMFNSHVFSAAISHRIQLKRIMRQSPDEIEFAIALKQIRLGNCTTATSKFVTSLSRELHPDQSKLATHIFFRKAPTILYNGGVVDSLPGESIRLEAEFSGVTNNMIWPGEETLILKEGARVMLVWNKSNSLKNGTMGVFVGMDKHTKALVWFENEGIVPIGKETWNN from the coding sequence atgaTCTTGGAACGTTCTACGGCTATTGCAAGCCTGGTAAACAAAATTCGAAATGTAGATGTCATCATATGGGATGAAGCCAGAATGTCCAGCTCAAGAATTTTGGAACTTATGAATTTATTGCATCACAGTCTGGCCGTGGATGCAAACAACATGAAACCATTTGCCGGAAAACAAATTGTCTTGGTTGGAGAATTCCTACAGCTTAGGCCCGTTCCAAACAGATTCGACAAAGGTTCATTTATGTTCAACTCGCATGTTTTTAGTGCTGCAATTTCTCATCGCATTCAACTGAAAAGAATTATGAGACAATCCCCAGATGAAATTGAGTTTGCCATTGCTTTGAAGCAAATCCGTCTTGGAAATTGTACCACAGCTACATCGAAATTTGTCACCAGCTTGTCCAGAGAACTTCACCCAGATCAAAGTAAACTTGCAACACATATATTCTTTAGAAAAGCCCCGACCATCCTTTATAATGGAGGTGTAGTGGACAGTCTACCAGGAGAGTCGATTCGACTCGAAGCAGAATTCAGTGGTGTTACAAATAACATGATATGGCCAGGAGAGGAAACATTGATCTTGAAGGAGGGTGCAAGAGTGATGCTGGTGTGGAATAAGTCGAACTCTTTAAAAAATGGAACAATGGGTGTGTTTGTGGGCATGGACAAACACACAAAGGCATTGGTGTGGTTCGAAAATGAGGGGATTGTCCCGATTGGAAAGGAGACCTGGAACAATTAA